In Paenibacillus sp. J23TS9, a single genomic region encodes these proteins:
- a CDS encoding helix-turn-helix transcriptional regulator, which translates to MKKSFTNESLGEFLRARRERLTPEEVGLPSYGRRRTLGLRREEVAQLAHISTSWYTSLEQGRVVNPSEQVLDGLSEGLRLSMDERRHLHMLASQTDLEKDEMDQEVSTGLERTVFAPEPNPAFILGRSWDLLMWNKAAEVVFRLPVFSKEMQQRPNWLRRFLTDPSLQMNNLDWEEKARVMIARFRADYVYCQHDPRFKELIEEFMQISELFRSCWLRHDVQVITDCHKRWSDSLIGEMEFEHVTLQQPNYPTLKIMIYIASSSTAEHLKSLL; encoded by the coding sequence ATGAAAAAGAGTTTTACAAACGAATCGCTGGGTGAATTTTTGCGAGCACGTCGAGAGCGCCTTACCCCGGAAGAAGTAGGGTTGCCGTCATATGGTCGACGCCGAACGCTTGGACTTCGACGTGAAGAGGTGGCCCAACTTGCCCATATAAGTACCTCGTGGTATACCTCATTAGAACAGGGCAGAGTAGTTAATCCGTCCGAGCAGGTACTGGATGGTTTGTCCGAAGGGTTACGATTGTCCATGGATGAACGACGTCATCTCCACATGCTGGCAAGCCAAACAGATTTGGAGAAAGATGAAATGGATCAAGAGGTGAGTACCGGTTTGGAGCGAACAGTGTTTGCTCCTGAACCTAATCCAGCTTTTATACTGGGGAGAAGTTGGGATTTATTGATGTGGAACAAAGCGGCGGAGGTTGTGTTTAGACTACCGGTTTTTTCTAAGGAAATGCAGCAGCGGCCCAATTGGCTAAGACGGTTTTTGACTGATCCATCGCTTCAAATGAACAACTTGGATTGGGAAGAAAAAGCGCGTGTCATGATTGCACGGTTTCGAGCAGATTACGTGTACTGCCAACATGACCCGAGGTTTAAGGAACTGATAGAGGAATTTATGCAGATAAGTGAACTGTTCCGTTCTTGCTGGCTGCGACATGACGTTCAAGTCATCACCGATTGCCACAAGCGATGGAGTGACTCCTTGATCGGGGAGATGGAGTTTGAGCACGTGACATTACAGCAACCAAACTACCCGACGCTAAAGATCATGATTTATATCGCTTCATCATCGACTGCAGAGCATCTCAAGAGTTTACTGTGA
- a CDS encoding serine hydrolase, translating to MAIETDIPENHRLSSKALVEFFTRIEQLKLEINSFMLLQDGKAIAQFFRPPYRKDSPKLLYSLSKSFTSIAVGIAWDNGFLNLDDKVISFFPEKLPRIITPNLAKMTVHHLLSMNAGHHDNIYATVANEQDWVKTYLSLDVEHEPGSHYRYSTHSTYMLSAIIKQVTGQNMIDFLMPRLFEPLGISRLSWETCPLGISAGGMGLSIPTEGIAKFGLMLLNRGVYEGIRIVSEQFIKLATTEQSDNRAGAERIDSAQGYGYQIHLCRRGCYRGDDGFGQLCFVAPKENLVIAATSSFKNMKPLQTLLDLIYEHIIDQLDNNVSYNPEYNIELQKLLSIIPNSVPAIKPVPVNMPIVNASSYVMNDNPHGLKKITFHLKEGLLELQVIYGDNRDNILPFNFTEPMDTKDVFNKDLSMHLQKVITYATWQDENTLQLTLFYIETPYVVTYTITFHDQTIDFQFNINVSMNIPDFRVTGHLTNVQV from the coding sequence TTGGCAATTGAAACGGATATTCCTGAAAATCACAGATTATCTTCGAAGGCTTTAGTAGAGTTTTTCACACGAATTGAACAATTAAAATTGGAAATAAACAGCTTTATGTTGCTACAAGATGGTAAAGCCATCGCTCAATTTTTTCGCCCCCCCTATCGTAAGGACAGTCCAAAATTATTATATTCTCTGAGTAAAAGCTTTACTTCTATAGCTGTAGGAATCGCTTGGGATAATGGCTTCCTAAATTTAGATGATAAAGTCATATCTTTTTTCCCTGAAAAACTACCGAGAATTATTACACCAAATTTAGCTAAAATGACCGTACATCATTTGTTATCAATGAACGCAGGTCACCATGATAATATCTATGCTACAGTGGCGAATGAACAGGATTGGGTAAAGACATATTTATCTTTAGATGTTGAACATGAACCGGGAAGTCACTATCGTTACAGCACTCATTCCACATACATGTTGTCTGCAATTATTAAACAGGTAACAGGACAAAATATGATTGACTTTTTAATGCCTAGATTATTCGAACCATTAGGGATATCAAGACTATCATGGGAAACCTGCCCATTGGGCATTTCAGCAGGCGGAATGGGATTGAGCATCCCAACCGAAGGCATAGCTAAATTTGGTCTTATGCTCTTGAATAGAGGGGTTTACGAAGGGATAAGAATTGTTTCTGAGCAATTCATAAAGTTAGCTACAACGGAACAAAGTGATAATCGTGCAGGAGCGGAAAGAATAGATTCAGCACAAGGTTATGGATATCAAATTCATTTATGTCGACGCGGCTGTTATAGGGGCGATGATGGATTCGGTCAATTATGTTTCGTAGCCCCAAAAGAAAATTTAGTCATTGCCGCAACTTCTAGCTTCAAGAATATGAAGCCATTACAGACACTTTTAGATTTAATTTATGAACATATCATCGACCAGTTAGACAATAATGTTTCCTACAATCCTGAATACAATATCGAATTGCAAAAACTATTATCTATAATTCCTAATTCTGTTCCTGCAATAAAGCCTGTGCCCGTCAACATGCCAATCGTAAATGCTAGTAGTTATGTCATGAATGATAACCCCCATGGTCTTAAAAAGATAACCTTCCATTTGAAGGAAGGGCTGTTGGAACTTCAAGTTATTTACGGGGATAATAGGGACAACATTCTACCATTTAATTTTACTGAACCAATGGATACTAAGGATGTATTTAATAAAGATTTATCCATGCATCTTCAAAAAGTAATTACATACGCTACATGGCAAGATGAAAACACATTACAGCTTACACTTTTCTATATCGAAACTCCTTACGTAGTCACTTATACAATAACATTCCATGACCAAACTATTGATTTTCAATTCAACATCAATGTATCCATGAACATACCGGATTTTAGAGTTACTGGGCACTTAACAAATGTGCAAGTTTGA
- a CDS encoding TetR/AcrR family transcriptional regulator: MELDWNHNKNTGLFVPEILYCSYREEGVTIGRTKEFDKERVLHQAMLVFWEKGYEATSVPDLLKAMGLSRSSLYETFVDKQTLYVEAIHHYKKIGQKKRNLLVNAPSAKVGIRQYFDQHITSAFDEDSPKGCLITNATIDMDSPDEELRKLIRDRFEGLEQSFYELLRKGQQTGEIDPKKDIKVLSHLLLNLNHSINVISKVKSDKKVLHDMINIVIEML; this comes from the coding sequence ATGGAACTGGATTGGAATCATAATAAAAATACTGGACTATTCGTTCCTGAAATATTATACTGTTCCTACAGAGAGGAGGGAGTAACCATCGGACGTACAAAAGAGTTTGACAAGGAGCGCGTACTTCATCAGGCAATGTTAGTTTTTTGGGAAAAAGGTTACGAAGCGACAAGCGTACCGGATTTATTAAAAGCAATGGGATTAAGCAGATCAAGCTTGTACGAAACATTTGTGGACAAACAGACGCTTTATGTTGAGGCAATACACCATTACAAAAAAATAGGGCAAAAAAAAAGAAATCTCTTGGTAAATGCTCCGTCTGCGAAAGTTGGAATCCGCCAGTATTTTGATCAGCACATTACTTCCGCATTTGATGAGGATTCACCAAAAGGATGCTTGATAACAAATGCAACCATTGATATGGATTCACCAGATGAAGAACTACGTAAATTGATACGTGACCGATTTGAGGGATTGGAACAGTCTTTTTATGAACTTTTACGTAAAGGACAGCAGACAGGAGAAATCGACCCCAAAAAAGATATAAAAGTGCTATCACATTTATTACTTAACCTTAATCATAGTATAAATGTAATTTCCAAAGTGAAAAGTGACAAGAAAGTTCTTCATGACATGATTAATATTGTGATTGAGATGCTGTAA
- a CDS encoding MFS transporter, producing the protein MSLSVNQKVEKAVSSWITLLLAISCGVIAANLYYAQPLVGPISSTIGLSTEIVGLVVTLTQIGYGIGLLFIVPLGDILENRRLVVTLLLFTAVALAIAAVANNAALFLIASLFIGVGSVAAQVLVPYAAHLSPNASRGRAVGNVMSGLLLGIMLARPVSSLVADILSWHAVFFLSAAMIFVLALLLVKALPARKPLVNVKYPTLMGSMWHLLRTTPVLRRRAIYHACVFGTFSLFWTTVPLLLSSSTFHFSQKEIALFALVGVSGAVAAPVAGRFADRGWIRPATGLALAIVIISILLPLMIQGGSTTAVATLVVAAILLDMGVSANLVLGQRVIFSLGAEFRSRLNGLYMAIFFLGGAIGSALGGWAYAIGGWSAALWIGIAFPIIAMIYYTTEKN; encoded by the coding sequence ATGAGTTTAAGCGTAAACCAAAAAGTTGAGAAAGCTGTTTCGTCTTGGATCACCCTCCTTCTAGCCATTTCGTGCGGTGTAATCGCCGCTAATCTCTATTATGCGCAGCCCCTGGTGGGACCAATCAGTTCAACAATCGGGTTATCTACAGAAATTGTAGGGCTTGTCGTCACACTAACCCAGATTGGTTACGGTATCGGCTTATTATTTATCGTACCCTTGGGAGACATTCTTGAAAACCGACGGCTGGTAGTGACATTATTGCTCTTCACTGCAGTCGCTTTGGCGATTGCGGCAGTAGCGAATAATGCAGCGCTATTCCTCATAGCTTCACTGTTTATTGGGGTAGGGTCAGTCGCAGCTCAGGTGCTTGTACCTTATGCAGCTCATCTATCGCCCAATGCCTCGCGTGGACGTGCAGTTGGTAATGTCATGAGTGGTCTGTTACTCGGTATCATGCTTGCGCGTCCTGTATCGAGTTTGGTTGCAGATATCCTGAGCTGGCACGCTGTATTCTTCTTGTCTGCTGCAATGATCTTTGTTCTGGCACTTTTATTAGTAAAGGCGCTGCCTGCAAGGAAACCGTTGGTAAATGTAAAATACCCAACCCTTATGGGCTCCATGTGGCATTTACTCCGAACGACTCCGGTCCTGCGTCGTCGAGCGATCTATCACGCTTGTGTGTTCGGAACATTTAGCCTGTTCTGGACAACGGTTCCTTTGTTATTGAGCAGCTCCACTTTTCATTTTTCTCAAAAAGAGATTGCATTATTCGCACTGGTCGGAGTATCCGGAGCGGTTGCTGCGCCTGTGGCAGGACGTTTTGCAGATAGAGGCTGGATTCGACCTGCCACAGGATTAGCGCTAGCTATTGTTATCATTTCTATATTGCTTCCCCTGATGATTCAAGGCGGTTCGACAACTGCAGTTGCAACCCTAGTCGTTGCAGCGATCCTTTTAGACATGGGAGTTTCTGCTAATCTGGTTCTTGGACAGCGTGTTATCTTTTCATTAGGGGCAGAGTTTCGTAGCCGATTAAATGGATTATACATGGCCATTTTTTTTCTTGGCGGTGCTATAGGATCTGCCTTAGGTGGTTGGGCATATGCCATAGGTGGCTGGAGTGCAGCGTTATGGATTGGAATAGCTTTTCCAATCATCGCGATGATTTATTATACGACAGAGAAAAATTAA
- a CDS encoding RDD family protein, translating to MYIHENMKSVSLGTRIIAFLWDYVIIAGYLLLLVGLSFLIRPWLVPLFTTSALLAEITGFLFITLPVYLYFAICECSKSHATWGKRKMGIVVSGIRGQSIGLGSSLFRSALKFLPWELAHFTIWHMVIPSGYPDPIIYVLLSAVYGLILFYLLSSLWSKNKQTIYDVISGTVIRHKE from the coding sequence ATGTATATACATGAAAATATGAAAAGCGTATCTTTAGGTACTCGTATAATCGCATTTTTGTGGGATTATGTGATCATTGCGGGCTATCTGCTCCTGCTGGTGGGCCTATCTTTTCTTATACGCCCGTGGTTGGTTCCGCTGTTTACGACAAGTGCCTTACTGGCAGAGATCACCGGTTTTCTATTTATTACCCTGCCAGTGTATTTGTATTTTGCCATATGTGAGTGTTCCAAATCACATGCGACATGGGGGAAACGGAAAATGGGGATTGTAGTAAGCGGTATTCGCGGTCAATCCATCGGACTCGGTTCCTCGCTTTTTCGTTCTGCGCTTAAATTCCTTCCTTGGGAGCTGGCCCATTTCACGATTTGGCACATGGTTATTCCTTCCGGTTACCCCGATCCGATCATTTATGTTTTATTGTCGGCAGTCTATGGACTAATACTCTTCTACCTGCTTAGTTCATTGTGGAGTAAAAATAAACAAACGATATATGATGTGATTTCAGGAACGGTAATCAGGCACAAGGAATAG
- a CDS encoding SDR family oxidoreductase, which produces MVDYKGKVALVTGASTGIGKAYASELAAKGSHVIVVARSKDKLETLAKELSSKYGIKAYALPADLSKPGAVRLLAEQIAELGLNVNILINNAGFGTHGRFEEISSEREQEMISLNVASLVDMTHQFLPYMQQQKNGIIVNVASLGSFQSIPYMATYAATKAFVLSFTESVFAENRHLGVRVLALCPGTTKTEFFDVIGTTEMPGGINGTPKSVVKAGFRGIEKGRSYIIDGTSNYWLAQSVRFLTRKFTVIMTERMTRPASSKTAASIPASGKSK; this is translated from the coding sequence ATGGTCGATTACAAAGGCAAGGTGGCACTGGTTACCGGTGCTTCAACAGGTATCGGCAAGGCATACGCTTCGGAACTGGCTGCTAAAGGCAGCCATGTGATTGTGGTGGCCCGGTCGAAGGACAAACTAGAGACCCTGGCAAAGGAATTATCATCTAAATACGGTATAAAGGCATATGCCCTACCAGCTGATTTATCTAAACCAGGTGCGGTGCGACTGTTGGCTGAACAAATTGCCGAGCTTGGCCTGAACGTCAACATTCTGATCAATAATGCAGGTTTCGGTACACACGGTCGTTTCGAGGAGATTTCGAGTGAGCGAGAACAGGAAATGATTAGCCTGAATGTAGCTTCGCTCGTGGATATGACCCATCAATTTTTGCCCTATATGCAGCAGCAGAAGAATGGAATTATTGTAAATGTAGCTTCCCTTGGCTCCTTTCAGTCAATCCCCTATATGGCTACTTATGCAGCTACCAAAGCGTTTGTTCTTTCATTCACTGAGTCAGTCTTTGCAGAAAACCGTCATCTTGGGGTGCGCGTTCTTGCATTATGCCCGGGAACGACCAAGACGGAATTTTTCGATGTGATTGGCACAACGGAAATGCCAGGAGGAATTAATGGCACTCCCAAGTCGGTTGTGAAAGCTGGCTTCCGTGGGATCGAGAAAGGGCGAAGCTATATCATAGATGGAACCTCCAATTATTGGCTGGCTCAAAGCGTTCGCTTTCTCACACGAAAATTTACTGTCATCATGACCGAGCGAATGACGCGTCCTGCTTCATCTAAGACTGCCGCTTCAATACCAGCTTCGGGTAAATCCAAATAA
- a CDS encoding co-chaperone YbbN, protein MSIETINASTFQRAIQEKEVTFVDFVTKWCPPCKVLLPILDEMSNEEGDRLSILKVDCDESPEIAAEFGVMSTPTVIVFRNGEPMDKLIGLRPKGVYQAALARYVE, encoded by the coding sequence ATGAGTATTGAAACGATCAACGCATCAACTTTTCAGCGTGCTATTCAAGAGAAGGAAGTGACGTTTGTCGATTTTGTCACGAAGTGGTGCCCGCCCTGTAAAGTGCTGCTTCCTATTCTTGACGAAATGAGTAATGAAGAAGGGGACCGACTGTCGATCCTAAAAGTGGATTGTGACGAATCACCTGAGATAGCCGCTGAATTCGGTGTCATGTCCACGCCTACTGTAATCGTGTTTCGTAACGGCGAACCGATGGATAAATTGATTGGACTCAGACCCAAAGGAGTGTACCAGGCGGCGCTTGCGAGGTATGTGGAGTAG
- a CDS encoding MerR family transcriptional regulator, which yields MKIGELAARTGVSIRSLRYYDEQGLLTPVRRENGYREYSPFAEEQVRTIQLYLNLGLSTEQIASFLHCVLTSKEAFCKEVFPVYRQKLAEIEAQILQLQNIKANLEERMQSILDERETSEPED from the coding sequence ATGAAAATTGGAGAACTTGCAGCACGTACCGGAGTCAGCATCCGTTCGCTTCGTTATTACGACGAGCAGGGATTGCTTACGCCGGTTCGGCGCGAGAATGGCTACCGGGAATATTCGCCATTTGCGGAAGAGCAGGTGCGGACCATACAGCTGTATCTCAATCTGGGACTGTCTACGGAGCAGATCGCCAGTTTTCTGCACTGCGTCTTGACGAGTAAAGAGGCGTTCTGCAAGGAAGTGTTTCCGGTTTACCGCCAAAAACTCGCGGAGATCGAAGCACAAATACTCCAGCTGCAAAACATCAAGGCGAATCTGGAGGAACGCATGCAGTCGATTCTAGATGAACGGGAAACCAGCGAACCGGAGGACTGA
- a CDS encoding NAD(P)-dependent oxidoreductase has product MNIFVTGATGKIGSRFVPRLLQRGHNIKILVRDVSKADSFRQQGVEVIEGDLLHIENLATALQGMDTVVHLAAQFRGVDEATARMSNIDASIVLAEAALKANVPRFVFASTNLVYGAGTHSRPSREEDGLRPAFPYPQTKAAAEKDLLLMHHEQGLGLRIVRFAFVYGERDPHISEFLPIMSKWNPAKRLHMVHHADVGQALLLATTTPDIDGSIYNVADDSPITVSELVQLHGFPHQELVGALQQEFNPWDMIVDTTRIRNELNYRPIFPSFYTARDAGAL; this is encoded by the coding sequence GTGAATATATTCGTAACTGGAGCAACAGGAAAAATCGGAAGCCGGTTTGTACCTCGTTTACTGCAACGTGGTCATAACATTAAAATTTTGGTTCGCGATGTTTCGAAGGCGGATTCTTTTCGACAGCAAGGGGTCGAGGTTATAGAAGGTGACCTCTTGCACATAGAAAATCTCGCAACTGCGTTGCAAGGCATGGATACCGTGGTACATCTGGCGGCACAATTTCGTGGAGTAGATGAAGCAACTGCGAGAATGTCAAACATCGATGCCAGCATTGTTTTAGCAGAGGCTGCCCTGAAGGCGAATGTTCCAAGGTTTGTGTTTGCTAGCACAAATTTAGTGTATGGTGCAGGTACTCATAGCAGACCGAGCCGTGAAGAAGATGGGCTACGACCTGCATTCCCTTATCCACAAACTAAAGCGGCAGCTGAAAAAGATTTGCTTCTGATGCATCATGAGCAGGGATTAGGGCTTCGTATCGTAAGGTTTGCTTTTGTCTATGGAGAGCGTGATCCCCATATCTCGGAATTTCTGCCGATCATGAGCAAATGGAACCCTGCCAAACGACTCCATATGGTACACCATGCGGATGTAGGCCAAGCGCTGCTACTTGCCACCACCACACCGGACATTGATGGCAGCATCTATAACGTTGCCGATGACTCCCCCATAACAGTGTCAGAGCTGGTTCAACTCCATGGTTTTCCCCACCAAGAATTAGTGGGAGCCTTACAGCAAGAATTCAATCCATGGGATATGATCGTGGATACAACACGCATACGGAACGAATTAAACTATCGTCCTATATTCCCTTCCTTCTATACGGCAAGGGATGCAGGAGCATTGTAA
- a CDS encoding TetR/AcrR family transcriptional regulator — MSKREDILVATLDLITEEGLQSVTFSKIFKRANVGSSTFYNYYKSKEELVSELFMNARTHMGEAVMVGYDPSLTVYERIKGILKSTADYALNYPKELSFIENYCQSPYISEELRNKLDPSHIEIFSIIEEGQKQGIIREMDIILCCQLVTGMINSVINGYLAGKYSLDEYQIQQTLEACWKAIKV, encoded by the coding sequence ATGAGTAAACGTGAAGACATTTTGGTGGCAACCCTTGATTTAATTACGGAAGAGGGCTTGCAGTCCGTTACCTTTTCGAAAATCTTTAAGAGGGCAAATGTGGGTTCTAGCACCTTTTATAATTATTATAAGAGCAAAGAGGAACTAGTTAGTGAGCTCTTTATGAATGCTCGTACTCATATGGGAGAAGCAGTTATGGTTGGATATGATCCCAGCCTGACTGTCTATGAAAGAATAAAAGGCATTCTAAAAAGCACGGCAGATTATGCGCTTAACTATCCCAAGGAGCTTTCATTTATTGAGAACTATTGTCAGTCACCCTATATCTCCGAAGAATTGAGGAATAAGTTAGATCCCTCGCATATCGAAATTTTCTCAATCATTGAAGAGGGTCAAAAACAGGGTATTATCCGAGAAATGGATATCATATTATGTTGCCAACTCGTCACTGGAATGATCAACTCTGTCATAAATGGCTATTTGGCAGGAAAATATTCTCTTGATGAATATCAGATTCAGCAGACTCTTGAAGCTTGCTGGAAAGCAATTAAGGTTTAG